One genomic region from Pecten maximus chromosome 5, xPecMax1.1, whole genome shotgun sequence encodes:
- the LOC117327572 gene encoding uncharacterized protein LOC117327572, whose translation MCLLENACALLLFTMESYHVSSHIMVITRTRLLPRKDLVRLRIYFLIDLLTVFFSSFVFLQRLQWLAGIQILQHLYYFIFWEKTKPAKKIISWSSIDWTKSNFQQEWHFDSILGTLFDIGVHLAFAVLLGEYLTTVQIVVSLMVGHSVLFMFLWSRRFAWSNPWSPPKWVQKRIQPVTLDKARWF comes from the exons ATGTGTCTTTTGGAAAACGCCTGCGCCTTGCTTCTATTCACCATGGAGAGTTACCATGTGAGTAGTCACATCATGGTAATAACAAGAACTCGTCTCCTTCCGCGCAAAGATCTAGTCCGTCTCCGAATATATTTCCTCATCGACCTGCTAACAGTTTTCTTCTCTTCATTTGTGTTTCTACAACGACTCCAATGGTTGGCAGGCATACAAATTCTACAACATCTCTACTACTTTATTTTCTGGGAGAAAACGAAGCCAGCAAAGAAG ATAATCAGCTGGAGTTCTATCGACTGGACCAAAAGCAACTTCCAACAAGAATGGCACTTTGATTCCATCCTTGGTACTTTATTTGACATCGGCGTCCATTTGGCTTTCGCTGTACTTCTCGGGGAATATCTGACCACAGTGCAGATAGTTGTATCCTTGATGGTTGGTCACAGTGTCCTCTTCATGTTCCTATGGAGCCGAAGGTTTGCTTGGAGTAATCCCTGGTCTCCACCAAAATGGGTACAGAAGAGAATTCAGCCAGTTACACTGGATAAGGCCCGCTGGTTTTAA